One region of Macadamia integrifolia cultivar HAES 741 chromosome 11, SCU_Mint_v3, whole genome shotgun sequence genomic DNA includes:
- the LOC122093269 gene encoding 40S ribosomal protein S30 has product MGKVHGSLARAGKVRGQTPKVAKQDKKKKPRGRAHKRMQYNRRFVTTVVGFGKKRGPNSSEK; this is encoded by the exons ATGG GTAAGGTTCATGGATCTCTAGCTCGTGCCGGAAAAGTGAGAGGACAAACGCCGAAGGTGGCGAAgcaggacaagaagaagaagcccaGGGGAAGGGCTCACAAAAGGATGCAGTACAACAGGCGTTTCGTCACAACTG TTGTTGGATTTGGGAAGAAGAGAGGACCCAACTCGTCGGAGAAGTGA